A single genomic interval of Antarcticibacterium arcticum harbors:
- the mazG gene encoding nucleoside triphosphate pyrophosphohydrolase, whose product MNSRKDQLLAFDRLLTIMDELREQCPWDRKQTMESLRHLTIEEVYELGDAILDKDREEIKKELGDILLHIVFYSRIGSETGHFDIADVANSICDKLIDRHPHIYSDVEVSGEEDVKRNWENLKLREGKKSVLEGVPVSLPALVKAGRIQDKVAGVGFDWEEPQQVFEKLKEELEELQSEVNARDQDKIEAEFGDVLFSMINYARFLKINPEDALERTNKKFIKRFQYLEAKAMEKNKPLSEMSLAEMDVFWEEAKKL is encoded by the coding sequence ATGAATTCCAGAAAAGATCAACTTTTAGCCTTTGACAGGCTGCTTACCATAATGGATGAATTGCGGGAACAATGTCCCTGGGACCGTAAGCAAACTATGGAAAGTTTGCGCCATCTAACCATTGAAGAAGTTTATGAACTTGGAGATGCCATTCTTGATAAGGATAGAGAGGAGATTAAAAAAGAGCTGGGAGATATTTTGCTACATATAGTATTCTACTCAAGAATTGGAAGTGAAACCGGCCATTTTGATATTGCCGATGTTGCAAACAGTATTTGTGATAAACTAATAGACCGTCACCCCCATATTTACAGCGATGTTGAAGTAAGCGGGGAAGAAGATGTGAAAAGGAACTGGGAAAATTTGAAGCTGAGGGAGGGTAAAAAAAGTGTGCTGGAAGGAGTACCGGTTTCGTTGCCTGCGTTGGTAAAAGCCGGCAGGATACAGGACAAAGTTGCCGGGGTTGGCTTCGACTGGGAAGAGCCGCAGCAGGTATTCGAAAAGTTAAAGGAGGAGCTGGAAGAGTTGCAAAGTGAGGTCAATGCCCGGGATCAGGATAAAATAGAGGCCGAGTTTGGCGATGTTTTGTTCTCGATGATCAATTATGCCCGCTTTTTAAAAATTAATCCGGAGGATGCTCTGGAGCGCACCAATAAGAAATTTATCAAGCGCTTTCAATATCTTGAGGCTAAGGCTATGGAAAAGAATAAACCTTTAAGCGAAATGTCCCTGGCTGAAATGGATGTATTTTGGGAAGAAGCTAAAAAACTATAA
- a CDS encoding DUF5606 family protein, giving the protein MGLEKVLSISGKPGLYELTAQTRGGFVAKSITEGNKISVSVRHNVSLLSEIAVYTYTEEVPLGTIFQKMYEKEDGKTAIDHKASKKELETYFAEVLPDYDVDRVYQSDIKKIIQWYNVLVSNGFTDFSKGEEKGAESSAEKGKDEEE; this is encoded by the coding sequence ATGGGTTTAGAAAAAGTTTTATCGATTTCCGGAAAACCGGGATTATATGAATTAACAGCACAAACCAGGGGAGGTTTTGTCGCAAAATCTATTACTGAAGGAAATAAGATCTCAGTTAGTGTGCGTCATAACGTAAGTCTGTTGAGCGAGATCGCTGTATATACATATACTGAAGAAGTTCCGTTGGGAACCATTTTTCAAAAAATGTATGAGAAAGAGGATGGGAAAACGGCTATAGACCACAAAGCTTCTAAAAAGGAACTTGAGACCTATTTCGCTGAAGTACTTCCAGATTATGATGTAGACCGCGTTTACCAAAGTGATATCAAAAAGATCATTCAATGGTATAATGTGCTTGTAAGCAATGGATTTACAGATTTCTCTAAAGGAGAAGAGAAAGGTGCTGAAAGTTCTGCTGAAAAAGGAAAAGACGAGGAAGAATAA
- the ruvX gene encoding Holliday junction resolvase RuvX, producing MGRILALDYGFKRTGIAVTDEMQIIASGLATVPTKDLMPYLEQYFKAENVELVLVGEPKQMDNTASQSEGVILEFLAKFGEKFPQMQVKRVDERFTSKMAVRTMIDSGLGKKKRRDKALLDEISATIILQTYLYK from the coding sequence ATGGGAAGGATACTGGCATTGGATTATGGGTTTAAACGCACCGGGATCGCGGTGACAGATGAGATGCAAATAATTGCTTCAGGTCTGGCAACTGTGCCCACAAAAGACCTCATGCCCTATCTGGAACAGTATTTTAAAGCTGAAAATGTGGAGCTGGTTTTGGTGGGCGAGCCAAAGCAAATGGATAATACAGCTTCTCAAAGTGAAGGAGTAATTCTTGAATTTCTTGCTAAGTTCGGGGAAAAATTTCCTCAAATGCAGGTAAAAAGGGTAGATGAGCGATTCACCTCAAAAATGGCGGTACGCACCATGATAGACAGTGGTCTAGGGAAAAAGAAACGTCGAGACAAAGCGCTGCTGGATGAAATAAGTGCTACTATAATTTTACAAACATATCTTTATAAATAA
- a CDS encoding 2,3,4,5-tetrahydropyridine-2,6-dicarboxylate N-succinyltransferase, with protein sequence MENLQNIIEQAWEDRSLLSESNTIDAIRRVILLLDEGRLRVAEPVENGWKVNEWVKKAVVMYFPIQKMKTLEAGIFEYHDKIPLKTGFAEKGIRVVPNAVARYGAYISSGVILMPSYVNIGAYVDEGTMVDTWATVGSCAQIGKHVHLSGGVGIGGVLEPLQAAPVIIEDNAFIGSRCIVVEGIRVEREAVLGANVVLTASTKILDVTGSEPKEYKGYVPARSVVIPGSYTKKFPAGDYQVPCALIIGTRKESTDKKTSLNDALREYNVAV encoded by the coding sequence ATGGAAAATTTACAAAATATTATAGAACAAGCCTGGGAAGACCGCAGTCTTTTATCTGAATCAAATACCATAGATGCTATACGCCGGGTGATCCTACTTCTGGATGAGGGACGCCTGAGAGTGGCAGAACCTGTTGAAAATGGCTGGAAGGTGAATGAGTGGGTAAAAAAAGCGGTTGTGATGTATTTTCCTATTCAAAAAATGAAAACCCTTGAAGCAGGAATCTTTGAATACCACGATAAGATCCCGCTTAAAACCGGATTTGCAGAAAAAGGAATACGCGTAGTGCCCAATGCGGTGGCGCGGTATGGGGCTTATATATCTTCCGGGGTTATTTTAATGCCAAGTTATGTGAATATTGGGGCTTATGTAGATGAGGGTACTATGGTTGATACCTGGGCCACCGTAGGAAGTTGTGCCCAAATTGGTAAACATGTGCACCTTAGCGGGGGTGTGGGAATTGGAGGGGTTTTGGAACCTTTACAGGCAGCTCCCGTGATCATAGAAGATAATGCATTTATAGGTTCCCGTTGTATTGTTGTAGAAGGCATTCGGGTTGAAAGGGAAGCAGTGCTTGGAGCCAATGTGGTACTAACCGCTTCCACGAAGATCCTGGATGTAACCGGAAGTGAACCAAAAGAATATAAGGGATATGTCCCGGCCAGATCTGTAGTTATACCCGGGAGTTATACCAAGAAATTCCCTGCAGGAGATTACCAGGTGCCCTGCGCCCTTATCATAGGAACCAGGAAAGAAAGCACCGATAAAAAAACTTCCCTGAACGACGCTTTAAGGGAATACAACGTAGCGGTTTAA
- a CDS encoding glycosyltransferase family 9 protein: MIGDVLTSSILFEALRAQYPQAVLHYLIYRHTLPVVENNPFIDKFIIYEEDYKKPTHLLPFLKEIRGEKYDVVIDVYSKLGTALISAVSGAPITISYKKWYTRFSYTHPLPRKSKATTNAGLAIEHRLDLLKPLLKKFPAEVKPKIYLTDSEIKNAKNTLINSEISPEKPLIMISVLGSSADKTYPAEYLAQLLDQIVTETNANLLFNYIPSQREAAEHTFQLCNPETQLNIHLGIFGKSLREFMALTSQCDALIGNEGGAVNMAKAMDIPTFAIFSPVVSREDWSLFENETGNSSVHLRDHSPHLFESLSKKELKERSAEYYQLFRPNLIKDQLSGFLRAIKSGRD; encoded by the coding sequence ATGATCGGGGACGTGTTGACGTCCTCGATCTTATTTGAGGCCCTTAGGGCCCAATATCCCCAGGCTGTATTGCATTATCTTATTTACAGGCATACCCTGCCGGTGGTGGAAAATAACCCATTTATAGATAAATTTATAATTTATGAGGAGGATTATAAAAAACCAACACACCTTCTCCCCTTCCTTAAAGAAATACGTGGCGAAAAATACGATGTGGTGATAGATGTGTATTCCAAGCTTGGAACTGCATTAATATCAGCCGTCTCGGGAGCACCCATTACTATCTCTTACAAAAAATGGTATACAAGGTTTAGTTATACCCATCCGCTGCCAAGAAAATCCAAAGCAACAACAAATGCGGGACTAGCCATAGAGCATAGGCTGGATCTTCTAAAACCCTTATTAAAAAAATTCCCTGCGGAAGTAAAACCAAAAATATATCTTACCGATTCTGAAATTAAGAATGCTAAAAACACGCTTATAAATTCAGAAATATCACCCGAAAAACCTCTGATCATGATCTCGGTTTTGGGAAGTTCAGCAGATAAAACATATCCTGCAGAATATCTTGCCCAACTTCTGGATCAGATAGTAACGGAAACAAATGCCAATTTGCTCTTTAACTATATTCCCTCCCAAAGAGAAGCGGCAGAACATACTTTTCAATTATGCAATCCTGAAACTCAGCTAAATATTCATCTGGGAATTTTTGGGAAGAGCCTCCGGGAATTTATGGCACTTACCTCGCAATGTGATGCCCTGATTGGAAATGAGGGCGGAGCGGTGAATATGGCAAAAGCGATGGATATTCCAACCTTTGCAATTTTCTCCCCTGTAGTATCAAGGGAAGATTGGAGCCTTTTTGAGAATGAAACAGGCAACTCCTCTGTTCACCTCCGGGATCACAGTCCCCATTTATTTGAAAGCCTTTCGAAAAAAGAATTAAAGGAAAGATCTGCGGAATATTACCAGCTGTTCCGGCCAAATCTTATAAAGGATCAACTTTCCGGTTTCTTGAGAGCAATCAAATCTGGCAGGGACTAA
- a CDS encoding lipopolysaccharide kinase InaA family protein, with product MKVIIAEGYKEQKDQIEDLFKNFVNKGKAFNEGERNSIKIFELSGKNINIKSFKIPNAVNKIAYKFFRKSKAERSFRYAQLLTEKGIGTPQPVAFAEETWALGFGKSYYASEHLESELTYRELVTQPDYPNHEEILRAFTRFTFFMHENKVEFLDHSPGNTLIKHHNGKYEFFLVDLNRMNFREMDLEARMKNFSRLTPKKEMLQVMANEYAKCMEKPEAEIFEKMWFYTTDFQEKFHRKQRWKKKFKK from the coding sequence ATGAAAGTAATAATTGCTGAAGGCTACAAGGAACAAAAAGACCAAATAGAAGATCTTTTTAAGAACTTTGTAAACAAAGGAAAAGCCTTTAATGAAGGCGAGCGCAACAGCATCAAAATATTTGAGCTATCAGGGAAAAATATCAATATTAAATCCTTTAAAATTCCAAACGCAGTTAATAAGATCGCTTATAAATTCTTCAGAAAATCCAAGGCTGAAAGATCTTTCCGGTATGCTCAACTGTTAACTGAAAAGGGGATAGGCACACCGCAGCCGGTTGCCTTTGCTGAAGAAACCTGGGCTTTGGGTTTTGGAAAAAGTTATTATGCCAGTGAACATCTGGAAAGTGAGCTAACTTACAGGGAACTGGTGACGCAGCCTGATTATCCTAACCACGAAGAAATCCTGAGAGCATTTACCCGGTTTACTTTTTTTATGCACGAGAACAAGGTGGAGTTTTTAGACCATTCCCCGGGTAATACGCTTATAAAGCATCATAACGGAAAATATGAATTCTTCCTTGTAGACCTAAACCGGATGAACTTCAGGGAAATGGATCTGGAGGCCCGAATGAAAAATTTTTCTAGGCTTACTCCTAAAAAGGAAATGTTGCAGGTCATGGCAAACGAATATGCAAAGTGTATGGAAAAACCTGAGGCTGAAATTTTTGAAAAAATGTGGTTCTACACTACAGATTTTCAGGAAAAATTCCATAGAAAACAACGCTGGAAGAAAAAGTTTAAAAAATAA
- a CDS encoding glycosyltransferase family 2 protein, with the protein MKTALLISTYNWPEALSVVFQSLSLQTRFPGEVLIADDGSREETKKLIEKFKGSVPFPVKHFWQEDKGFRKSVILNKALAVTKADYIIQIDGDCIMHPNFIEDHISRVEKNVYIFGSRVNIKPDAVDRVLKDNFRKFPFYSKAIKNKTRNLRIPFFQKIYKPQPTLSHKTRGCNISFWREDFIAVNGYNESIEGWGREDSELLLRMLNNGVQGKRLRYGGIVYHIYHPEKSKDNLSENTRIQEETMRENKVWCEQGIDKYLEKTV; encoded by the coding sequence ATGAAAACAGCCTTATTAATTTCCACGTATAACTGGCCTGAAGCACTAAGTGTGGTCTTTCAAAGTCTTTCCCTGCAAACCCGGTTTCCCGGGGAGGTGTTGATTGCCGATGATGGCTCGCGGGAGGAAACCAAAAAGTTGATTGAAAAATTTAAAGGCTCAGTGCCATTTCCGGTAAAGCATTTCTGGCAGGAGGATAAGGGTTTTCGGAAATCGGTAATATTGAATAAAGCCCTTGCCGTTACAAAGGCCGACTATATTATTCAAATTGATGGAGACTGTATCATGCATCCCAATTTCATTGAAGATCATATAAGCCGGGTTGAAAAAAACGTATATATCTTTGGATCCAGGGTAAATATTAAGCCCGATGCGGTAGACCGGGTGCTGAAAGACAACTTCCGGAAATTTCCATTTTATTCAAAAGCGATTAAAAATAAAACACGAAATCTTAGAATTCCTTTTTTTCAAAAAATATATAAGCCCCAACCTACATTATCGCATAAAACCCGGGGCTGTAACATTTCCTTCTGGAGAGAAGATTTCATTGCCGTTAATGGGTATAATGAAAGCATTGAAGGCTGGGGAAGAGAAGATTCTGAATTGTTATTAAGAATGCTCAATAACGGAGTTCAGGGAAAAAGGTTGAGGTATGGAGGAATTGTTTACCATATTTATCATCCCGAAAAGTCAAAGGATAATTTATCTGAGAATACCCGGATTCAGGAAGAAACTATGAGGGAAAATAAGGTATGGTGTGAGCAGGGAATTGATAAATACCTTGAAAAAACCGTTTAA
- a CDS encoding glycosyltransferase family 4 protein: MKVLHVSGAKSWGGNEQQLLYLVEELEKYEVEQYLFCYENTPLHQKARDFPVKIKTIRKSKPYSTRYAKALSHLIREEKIDLIHLHTSDSVTGFMVTDMFHSLKTPTVFAKKGISSRVSALSKIKYNYRNINRIMCVSNYVKRNFSPYIKKKNLHKLVTVHDGVKVEKFPAAPVFTLREKLEIGEGTYLIGNIANHTKAKDLSTLILMMDHLVNNLSIKDVHLVQIGEFSRLTNELRQLIETRKLKDHITLLGFTENASSFLPQFDVFVISSIREGGPTSLIEALYKKTPVISTRVGIVEDAIVDGENGFSTPVGEPEALAQKIKLLKEDPALAQKFRELSYTTFLNNFTAEVLGKQTLKIYEDVINDYK, encoded by the coding sequence ATGAAGGTTTTACATGTTTCCGGAGCAAAAAGTTGGGGTGGAAACGAGCAACAACTTCTTTATTTGGTTGAGGAATTGGAGAAATATGAGGTTGAACAATACTTGTTTTGTTATGAAAATACCCCTTTGCACCAAAAAGCCCGTGACTTTCCTGTTAAAATAAAAACCATTCGAAAAAGCAAGCCTTATTCTACCAGGTATGCAAAGGCCCTTTCACATCTTATTCGGGAGGAAAAGATAGACCTTATTCATTTACATACCAGCGACTCGGTAACCGGTTTTATGGTGACAGATATGTTTCATTCTTTAAAAACCCCTACCGTATTTGCAAAAAAGGGAATAAGCAGCAGGGTGAGTGCGCTTAGTAAGATCAAATATAATTACCGGAATATAAATCGTATTATGTGTGTTTCAAATTATGTAAAACGCAATTTCTCCCCGTATATCAAAAAGAAAAACCTGCATAAACTTGTTACTGTTCATGATGGCGTAAAAGTGGAAAAATTTCCTGCTGCCCCGGTTTTTACCCTCCGGGAAAAGCTCGAAATTGGGGAGGGCACATATTTAATTGGCAATATTGCAAATCATACCAAAGCCAAAGATCTTTCTACACTTATCCTTATGATGGATCATTTGGTAAACAATTTATCTATTAAAGATGTGCATTTGGTTCAAATCGGGGAATTCTCCCGGCTTACAAATGAACTCAGGCAACTAATTGAAACCAGGAAATTAAAGGATCATATTACCCTGCTTGGTTTTACTGAAAATGCTTCCTCTTTTTTACCTCAATTCGATGTATTTGTGATAAGTTCGATCAGGGAAGGTGGCCCAACTTCCTTAATAGAGGCTTTGTATAAAAAAACACCTGTTATTTCAACGCGGGTGGGCATTGTTGAGGATGCAATAGTAGACGGTGAAAATGGTTTCTCTACCCCCGTGGGAGAACCGGAAGCACTTGCTCAAAAAATTAAATTACTTAAAGAAGATCCGGCCCTGGCCCAAAAATTCAGGGAACTATCTTACACAACATTTTTAAACAATTTTACGGCCGAGGTTTTGGGGAAACAAACACTTAAAATTTATGAAGACGTAATAAATGACTACAAATAA
- a CDS encoding glycosyltransferase family 4 protein, protein MNILHLSAVANWGGGENHLQNLCTALKDPSLGVRNIILCNAGGQFHKRLQETELTYYPGHLLFKMDPRYIFKIRSLCKSEKIDLIHIHDTTALTLAVMAGHLFRLPPFVFSKKTSFPVKSRKQTLYKYNYYKIKKILCVSKTTATITLESIQNKDKIEVVYHGTNTKVLENVSSLNLRKKLNLGPETFIIGNIANHIRAKDLETFVRTAAEVIKEQKFPQVHFVQIGAFTNRTSTLKNLTRELHLENYISFLGEQRDAAGLIPQFDISFLSSQSEGLPQFILESLYHRIPVVSTNVGGIPEIIEDRVNGLLSPAHDYKGLANNLIQLVQDKDLRRSLTKRSRETVEDKFTSHSMALKTLDIYKEIKYGSDKTGN, encoded by the coding sequence ATGAATATTCTCCACCTTTCGGCAGTTGCGAATTGGGGTGGTGGTGAAAACCACCTGCAAAACCTGTGTACGGCACTTAAAGATCCTTCTTTGGGAGTGAGGAACATTATACTTTGTAATGCAGGAGGGCAATTTCATAAAAGACTTCAGGAAACAGAGCTTACCTATTATCCCGGTCATTTACTTTTTAAAATGGATCCCAGGTATATATTTAAGATCAGGTCACTATGTAAAAGCGAAAAAATAGATCTTATACATATTCATGACACCACAGCTTTAACCCTGGCGGTAATGGCTGGTCATCTTTTTAGGCTGCCGCCATTTGTATTCAGTAAAAAAACCTCCTTTCCTGTCAAATCAAGGAAACAAACCCTTTACAAATACAATTATTATAAGATCAAAAAGATACTATGTGTATCAAAAACCACTGCAACGATTACTTTAGAAAGTATTCAAAATAAGGACAAAATTGAAGTGGTTTACCACGGCACCAATACAAAAGTCCTGGAAAATGTCTCCTCTTTAAATCTTCGGAAGAAATTAAATCTAGGCCCGGAAACATTCATAATTGGGAATATCGCCAATCACATTCGGGCAAAAGACCTGGAAACCTTTGTAAGGACCGCGGCGGAAGTTATAAAAGAACAAAAATTTCCACAGGTTCATTTTGTGCAAATAGGTGCTTTTACTAACAGGACTTCCACTTTAAAAAATTTAACGCGGGAGTTACACCTGGAAAATTACATCAGTTTTTTAGGGGAACAGCGCGATGCTGCGGGCTTAATTCCACAATTCGATATTTCTTTTTTGAGTTCCCAAAGTGAAGGTTTACCGCAATTTATCCTGGAATCACTGTATCATAGAATTCCGGTGGTAAGCACAAATGTGGGAGGAATCCCGGAAATTATTGAAGACCGGGTCAACGGATTATTATCTCCTGCCCACGACTACAAAGGTTTGGCAAATAATTTAATTCAGTTAGTACAGGATAAAGATCTAAGAAGATCATTAACAAAAAGGTCCAGGGAAACTGTTGAGGATAAGTTCACCTCACATTCCATGGCTCTTAAAACCCTTGATATTTATAAAGAAATAAAATATGGAAGCGATAAAACAGGAAATTGA
- a CDS encoding L-threonylcarbamoyladenylate synthase has protein sequence MEAIKQEIENALEILRKGGIILYPTDTVWGIGCDATNPEAVERIYKLKKRSDHKAMICLVNSVKMLEQFVNSVPDPAYDVIDFSDKPTTIIYDNPIKVANNLVAEDETLAIRVVKEKFCEQLIYQLRKPLVSTSANISGQPTPNSFAQIAPEILKGVDYIVNLYHSKISDKPSAIIKIGNDRTVKVIRK, from the coding sequence ATGGAAGCGATAAAACAGGAAATTGAAAATGCCCTTGAAATCCTAAGAAAAGGAGGTATTATTTTATATCCCACAGATACGGTTTGGGGAATAGGCTGCGATGCCACCAATCCCGAAGCGGTTGAAAGGATCTACAAATTAAAAAAACGAAGCGACCATAAAGCGATGATCTGCCTGGTGAACAGTGTGAAGATGCTGGAACAGTTTGTAAATTCGGTGCCGGATCCTGCATATGATGTAATTGATTTTTCAGATAAACCAACAACAATCATTTATGACAACCCTATTAAGGTTGCCAATAACCTGGTAGCTGAAGATGAAACCCTTGCCATTCGCGTGGTGAAGGAAAAATTTTGTGAGCAGTTGATCTACCAGTTACGAAAACCGCTGGTATCTACATCGGCCAACATAAGCGGGCAACCCACCCCAAATTCTTTTGCGCAAATAGCTCCTGAAATTTTAAAAGGTGTAGACTATATAGTAAATTTGTACCATTCAAAAATTTCAGATAAACCTTCGGCAATTATTAAAATTGGTAATGACAGAACGGTTAAAGTGATACGCAAATAA
- a CDS encoding CCA tRNA nucleotidyltransferase gives MPKNKNYREALTSPIFHTISKAADDLELDTYVIGGFVRDLLLDRGNHKDIDVVAVGSGILLAKKVSKLLLHTPKVQVFKNYGTAMLRDGDLEIEFVGARKESYSYDSRNPVVEDGTLEDDQNRRDFTINTLALSLNGKDFGNILDPFNGLKDLNSQIIRTPLDPDITYSDDPLRMLRAIRFATQLNFTIEPKSLKAITRNKDRIQIISRERITDELNKILLTEKPSVGFALLHKTGLLPLILPQLTALEGIEEVEGQRHKDNFWHTLEVVDNIAPHTDDLWLRWAALLHDIGKAPTKKFHKKIGWTFHGHEFMGAKMVYQLFKNLRLPLNEKMKYVQKLVLMSSRPIVIADEKVTDSAVRRLVFDAGDDIEDLMTLCEADITTKNPNRFKKYHNNFKKVRKKIKEVEEKDHIRNFQPPVSGEEIMETFDLKPSKEIGIIKDAIKEAILEGEIPNEYSAAKEFMIKKGISLGLVPGNQ, from the coding sequence ATGCCCAAAAACAAGAATTACCGGGAGGCCCTTACATCTCCAATATTTCATACAATATCTAAGGCTGCAGATGATTTGGAACTGGATACCTATGTAATTGGGGGCTTTGTGAGGGATCTTCTGCTGGACCGGGGAAATCATAAAGATATTGACGTGGTAGCCGTAGGAAGCGGGATTTTGCTGGCAAAAAAGGTTTCAAAATTACTTCTTCATACTCCAAAAGTACAGGTTTTCAAGAACTATGGCACGGCCATGCTTAGGGACGGGGATCTTGAAATTGAGTTTGTAGGTGCACGAAAAGAGAGCTATTCCTACGACAGCCGGAATCCTGTTGTTGAAGACGGTACGCTGGAAGATGACCAGAACCGTCGTGATTTCACTATCAACACTTTAGCGCTTAGCCTTAACGGCAAAGACTTTGGTAATATTCTGGACCCTTTTAACGGCCTGAAAGATCTGAATTCACAAATTATAAGGACTCCGCTGGATCCTGATATCACTTATTCTGATGATCCTCTTCGAATGTTAAGAGCTATCAGGTTTGCTACCCAGCTTAATTTCACGATAGAACCTAAATCCCTGAAGGCCATTACGCGAAACAAGGACAGGATCCAGATCATTTCCCGGGAGCGCATTACAGATGAGCTAAATAAGATCCTGCTTACTGAAAAACCTTCGGTAGGCTTTGCGCTTTTGCATAAAACCGGATTGCTACCTCTTATCCTTCCCCAGCTAACTGCCCTCGAGGGAATTGAGGAAGTGGAGGGCCAGCGGCATAAAGATAATTTCTGGCACACCCTGGAAGTGGTAGATAATATTGCCCCTCATACAGATGACCTCTGGTTGCGTTGGGCGGCGCTTTTACATGACATTGGAAAAGCACCTACCAAGAAATTTCACAAGAAAATTGGCTGGACCTTTCATGGCCATGAATTCATGGGAGCAAAAATGGTTTACCAACTGTTTAAAAACCTGCGCCTCCCTTTGAATGAAAAGATGAAATACGTTCAAAAGCTGGTTTTAATGAGCAGCAGGCCAATCGTGATCGCAGATGAAAAGGTAACCGACTCGGCAGTGAGAAGGTTGGTATTTGATGCCGGAGATGATATTGAGGATCTTATGACCTTGTGCGAGGCAGATATCACCACCAAAAACCCCAACCGGTTTAAGAAATATCACAACAACTTTAAAAAAGTTCGCAAAAAAATAAAAGAGGTTGAAGAGAAAGATCACATCAGGAATTTCCAACCTCCGGTAAGTGGGGAGGAAATTATGGAAACATTTGATCTAAAACCTTCCAAAGAAATTGGGATCATAAAGGATGCTATTAAAGAAGCGATCCTGGAAGGAGAGATCCCTAATGAATATAGTGCTGCAAAGGAATTCATGATCAAAAAAGGAATTTCCCTTGGCCTGGTCCCCGGTAACCAATAA
- a CDS encoding COX15/CtaA family protein: MKDNKKVVYWLFTGCFLIFIMVIVGGITRLTNSGLSMTDYKLITETIPPLTEEAWIAEFERYKQFPEYQKLHFHFELEDFKEIYFWEWFHRVIGRVIGIVFIIPFLYFLFTRQLTRSTIKKSIVLFALGAFQGFLGWYMVKSGLVDMPAVSHYRLAAHLTTAFITFAFTFWVALDIIYPEKIQINKAFRNLVRVGMIILLVQIIWGAFVAGLDAGLIHNTWPMMNEGKLIHETVYIEQNPVWRNFIEGKSGVQFVHRYLAYAVVAIIGYIWYRSRKLTLSVLQKRAIDSLLILVFVQFLLGVLTLIYAVPLWLGVAHQVGAFFLLTAMTYTLHRFTR, encoded by the coding sequence ATGAAGGACAATAAAAAGGTTGTTTACTGGCTGTTCACGGGTTGCTTTCTTATTTTTATTATGGTTATTGTTGGAGGTATAACCCGCCTCACTAACTCCGGTCTTTCTATGACCGATTATAAGCTTATAACCGAAACCATCCCACCGCTTACCGAAGAGGCATGGATAGCAGAATTTGAGCGGTACAAACAATTTCCTGAATATCAGAAACTGCATTTCCATTTTGAACTGGAAGATTTTAAAGAGATCTATTTCTGGGAATGGTTTCACCGCGTAATTGGCAGAGTTATAGGCATTGTCTTCATTATTCCCTTCTTATATTTCCTGTTCACCCGGCAGCTCACCCGCTCCACCATTAAAAAATCCATTGTCCTGTTTGCACTTGGTGCCTTCCAGGGATTCCTGGGTTGGTATATGGTAAAAAGCGGGCTGGTAGATATGCCCGCTGTTAGCCATTACAGGCTTGCTGCCCACCTCACTACCGCATTTATCACTTTTGCATTTACGTTCTGGGTTGCCTTGGATATCATCTATCCTGAAAAAATACAAATTAATAAGGCCTTTAGAAATCTTGTGCGCGTTGGCATGATCATCCTTCTGGTGCAGATAATATGGGGAGCTTTTGTGGCGGGGCTTGATGCGGGATTAATTCACAATACCTGGCCTATGATGAATGAGGGTAAGCTTATTCATGAAACTGTTTATATTGAGCAAAACCCTGTATGGCGCAATTTTATTGAAGGAAAAAGCGGGGTGCAATTTGTTCACAGATATTTAGCCTATGCCGTAGTAGCTATTATTGGCTATATTTGGTACAGGTCAAGGAAGTTAACACTTAGTGTTTTACAAAAAAGGGCGATAGATTCCCTGCTTATCCTGGTTTTTGTTCAATTCCTGCTGGGGGTACTAACCTTAATTTACGCGGTGCCGCTTTGGCTTGGAGTTGCTCACCAGGTAGGTGCATTTTTTCTGTTAACCGCAATGACCTATACCCTACATCGATTCACCCGTTAA